In Candidatus Aegiribacteria sp., the DNA window GAAGGACACATAAGTATGAAACATAATATCAGCTTCTTCAGCCAGGTGCTTCAGCAGCTTCCATGCAGTATCTTCAGAGGACATGTAAAACGTTGTAAGACAGAACGTAATGCAAAAGGGTTCACTTCGTGGACCCATCTTGTATCAATGCTGTTCTGTCATTTAGCAAGAGCGGAATCGCTTCGTGAGATTTGTAACGGTCTCGCCG includes these proteins:
- a CDS encoding DUF4372 domain-containing protein; the encoded protein is MKHNISFFSQVLQQLPCSIFRGHVKRCKTERNAKGFTSWTHLVSMLFCHLARAESLREICNGLA